Genomic window (Streptomyces sp. RerS4):
GAGAGCGCGAAGCGCGAATTCGCCTCGGTGATCACGCGTGCACTGTCCCGTGGCGGGACGGTCGTCATCCCAGCCTTCGCGATCGACCGCACCGAGGTCGTCCTGCACGAGCTGGCCACACTGCGCAGCGATGGCACCCTGCCCCTCCACGTACCCGTCTACGTCGACAGCCCCATGGCCCTGGCGGCACTGGACGTCTACCGCGACGCCGTACGAGCCCACTCGCCCGAGCTGCGCCCCGAGATCCTCGCCCGCGGCGAGGCGGCGATCAGCCCGGAGCCCTTCCTGGCCGCCCGCACCGTCCAGGAATCGATCGACATCAACAGCACCACCGGACCAGCGATCATCGTCTCGTCCGCCGGGATGGCCACCGGCGGCCGCGTGCTGCACCACCTCCACCGGACCCTGCCCGACCCCCGCAACGCCGTGGTCATCGTCGGCTTCGCCGCCGCCGGCACCCGCTCCCGCGACCTCGTGGACGGCGCCCGCACGCTCAAGATGTTCGGCGAATACGTCCCCGTCCGCGCCGAGGTCGCCGACGTCCCGCACTTCTCCGCGCACGCCGACGCCGACCAGATCATCGACTGGCTGCGCTCCGCTCCGCCACCACACACCACCTACCTGGTCCACGGCGAAGAGACCGCCGCCGAGACCCTCCGGGACCGGATCGACCATGAGCTGGGATGGACGGCCGTCGTACCCAAATCCGGGGAGGCCGTCCTGGTCCGCTGACCTGGGCCGGACGGCCCCGGCGGTGTGCACCGCGCGGCCCTCCCGGACACGGTGGGCCACCGAGCAGGGTGGATGCGAAGGGTTGGAGGCACTCCATGAGCACCATGCACAGCATCCTCGAAGCGATGGCACCGGAAGCCCGCGAAGCCCTGCTCGCCCACT
Coding sequences:
- a CDS encoding MBL fold metallo-hydrolase, with the protein product MSQSAPPPASARPALLRFLGGVRTVTGSKFLVESDHARILVDCGLFQGVADLRRRNWDKLPCDASDIHAVVVTHAHLDHCGYLPRLVRHGFRGPILTSATTARLAEIVLRDSARLQMEAAEHANQHGWSKHRPAKPLYDDDDVDHTIKYFDPVPVGSEVEIMAGAKLMLHHGGHILGSAWAHLTLEDGHTLAVSGDLGRPGHPLLLPPEPFSGADVLLMESTYGNRHHDQESAKREFASVITRALSRGGTVVIPAFAIDRTEVVLHELATLRSDGTLPLHVPVYVDSPMALAALDVYRDAVRAHSPELRPEILARGEAAISPEPFLAARTVQESIDINSTTGPAIIVSSAGMATGGRVLHHLHRTLPDPRNAVVIVGFAAAGTRSRDLVDGARTLKMFGEYVPVRAEVADVPHFSAHADADQIIDWLRSAPPPHTTYLVHGEETAAETLRDRIDHELGWTAVVPKSGEAVLVR